The following is a genomic window from Serratia ficaria.
CATGGGGCTGCCCGAGACATTTTCCGGACGAACGATCCCGCTCCGCCCCCGGTCAAGCGGGTGCAGAAGGACCCCCGCCTTTTCCGGACCGGCGGGTAAAAATCAATGGGGAAAGGCGGCGGCGGTTAAGGCTTGGCGCGCGCCGGTTTGCCGCTGCGGGTGGTGCGCTCCGTCATGCGTTCATCCATCCAGATGTTGACCTCGCTGAAGAACCCCGGCGGCGCCTTGCGGCCGAAGCGGGTGGCGACGGCGCCGAGGGTTTGCGCCGCCAGGGCGTCGCGCATCGCCTTCTCCGCCTGCAGCATCACCGCGTGGATCGCGCACTTGCCGGAGAGCGCCCAGTCCGGCGGCGAATTGTCGAACACCGCGCAGCGGCCGCGCACTTCCTGGCAGTCGAACAGCGGTTTGTGCCCCTCGATGGCGTCGATAATTTCGAGGAAGCTGATCTCATCCGCCGGGCGCGCCAGCCGGTAGCCGCCGCGCACCCCTTCGCTGGCCGCGACGATCCCGGCCTTTTCGAGCTTCGGGAAGATCTTGGCGAGGAAGCTGGGGGAAATTCCCTGCAGTTCCGCCAGCTCGCGGCTGCTGAGGGCGCGCTGATTGTCGCCGACCAGCCAGAGCAAACAGTGGATGCCATATTCAACGCTGGTTGTGATAAAGGCCATATTCCGTCTTCGGTGTGAGAGTGTCTTCAATAACACAGACTATATTAGTCTCCGTTTATGCTGTCAATAAAACGCGGACAAGGTTTGTCTTTGTTATTTGCGAGGTCCCGCCTCCGGCA
Proteins encoded in this region:
- a CDS encoding RrF2 family transcriptional regulator gives rise to the protein MAFITTSVEYGIHCLLWLVGDNQRALSSRELAELQGISPSFLAKIFPKLEKAGIVAASEGVRGGYRLARPADEISFLEIIDAIEGHKPLFDCQEVRGRCAVFDNSPPDWALSGKCAIHAVMLQAEKAMRDALAAQTLGAVATRFGRKAPPGFFSEVNIWMDERMTERTTRSGKPARAKP